From the genome of Cydia pomonella isolate Wapato2018A chromosome 1, ilCydPomo1, whole genome shotgun sequence:
TTTTTTTCTATTCCTaaacatgaaaaaatattgGTCAACATGACCATTGCAGATTTTAAAATGACTTCCATTATACATATTGCAACAGTTGAAATTGAAAATCGACCTTTTGGAATCCTATTGCTGGATTTACGATGTTATtggtaataaatattaagtagtaAACGCAAATCTGTGTAAATTAACACAAAATACGCGTAGATTGCTGCGAGCTTGAAATATCTTTTAGTTTTGATAGATACAATGTAAATAGGTATACCTACCCACATGTAAAAACACGCCTAACTTCAGCCACAGGGCATTGAAATAGATTGTCAGAATCTAGGCTCTAATTCACTAAGTAAACTATTAAATCTTTAGGCAAGAGTTATTTGTAAGTGGAGCATAGGCAGATAGAACCATACTGTCTTTTTCTTATGCTATAACCCCCAAAAAGAGGGTTGGTTTTTTCATTATACTGTTACTTATATGACTTGTTTACCAGACAATAGTTTGGTAATAAAAAGTGTACTAACCTTTCGTATACTACTGATACTGATAAACTTTAGACGTTGAAAAAATGACTATTAAATTGACATGTTTCAATTTGAGCTGCACTGATTGATTAGTGCTAAAGCTAAAACTAGTTATTTGGGACAACTGCTATTAGAAAACTAGAATGCAACCGGTAATTTCTATACAATTTCTTACCAGCCTGCATACCTGTCctatttttatagattttgtGGTTAGGGTAGGGCAGGTTGTAAAAATTTAAACGAGAGAATTATCTCTGCAGATCAATGCAAGCTATGCCATCTATGGAGATCATTAATATTCAGTATATATAACAATATGTTCCTATATGTATACCATACCATATGCCTTATCAAGTTGTTGGTTATATCGACCATGAGGTTGAAAAGGGGAgtaggaaataaataattaaacaaatatattattatgtaaatttatttgtaaattaatgcATAACTTAAAAACCACTTAACCTCAACACCATGGAATTTTAGGTTAGCGATTGGAATATTAAACTTAGGAATTATAGTTTATTCGTAAACCCATTTCTCGGCAGCTGGGGTCCATCCGACGATTTCTTTTTCGGAAAACCAGAGGGCAATTTCTTTCTTAGCCGATTCAACACTGTCGGAGCCGTGGATGATGTTACGTCCAACTTCGATGCAGAGATCGCCACGAATCGTGCCGGGTAGAGAATCAGCTGGGTTAGTAGCGCCGAGCATTTGACGTCCAGTTTTCACAGCATTTAGACCTTCCCAAACCATAGGTACAACTGGGCCTGAGCTCATGTATTTCACTAGTCCGGGGAAGAAAGGCCGGGACGCCAAGTCGCTGTAGTGCTTCTGAAGTAGTTCTTCGGACGGCCACATGAATTTGAGGCCCACCAACTTGAAGCCTTTCTTCTCAAAGCGCTCAATGATGGTGCCGACGATTCCACGTTGAACGCCATCAGGCTTGATCATGAGGAAAGTTCTTTCACGTGGTTCCGCCATTATGAAGTCGGCTATCGTCGAGAACGCGAACAGCAAAGTGGCGATCATACGAAAAAGGAAAGAGGAAGTTTCGTTGAACGTGTCGTCACAGCGGCGTAATCAAAATGTTGCTATATTATATACTACATTTACCCCTTTGcaaagtgctgccatctatatGGCATCCCAAGCTTGTACGACCAACTACAACTACATCCACACTTCCagatatcgggcccgaaatcagtcacAATGTCGGgtctgataatcgttttccttTTCACATATCAGCACAtccttaacaatatttgaaagttcaaagtttgatatttttgcatttgagccattttttttacaattgaaacgattttgatagcacacgcagcaAGTGTTATTATACGTCATGATTTCATataaatcgttgcagacttatcttggttcAACTTTAGCATTGATATGGCAGGTATCCGGACCTCTCAGcaatatacagggcgtccctaGACTATGGGACAtaaagggaaagtaccttaaaaatcgtagataggatattttgctgaaagaagactttacgttattttcaaaagtcagtaattctgcatttaaagatcaaagagcatataatcactacgtgttaaatattttctaagaattacttgtttcatctgggaatcgaaccgacttaaTAATTTTCTAGAAATTTTACTCAAACATTTTACGTTgttcctttcttttaaaatactatgttacttaagaagaattattatctttcgattggcatcataaaaatagggttgattatttttttcacatttaagtcggttcgattcccagacgaagcaagtaattcttaagGGCTCTCCACACTCGTGTGCGAATCGATGCACGAAGCCACGAACGCGAgtgccctcgcgtcgatttcgcagattgttcacgccttcgcgccttattccccgttttttgtcgatATTTGGCCCGTGTCAAAGGAAACGCGAAgtgcgaacttgcaagactccacactcgcgatcgcttcgcgccgcgattcgctcacgagtcggttaatctattaaactgtcataaccttctatggcggctacttggttacaTAGGGTGCATTGTGAACCACGGGCTTATAAATATCCCCATgatgcgaacttgatcaaccaagaatctatttgacagttcccagtttgaatcagtgacttgccgcaaactaaatccgatcagatgacgcttcggcgccatcttcccacgaaccaaactgcgaaatcgccgtgaagttgtgcgagtgtggaggctacgtcaacgtcgcggtatgttcgctccgcgaagtcacgccgcgattcacgcgcatagtctggagggggctttagaaaatatttaaatgcagaattactgacttttaaaaataacaaagtcttgtttcagcaaaatatcctatgtacgatatttaaggtactttcccttgatgtcccatagtcttgggacgccctgtatattaCGCTCCAGCCCAACTTCATCCCTTGCCTTGTactctttacatttttttataatagccCAAGTACCTGCCGTGACTTGTACTTGCCAATTGTTGTACCCGTAAATGGGTTCCACTGATCTGAATCCCCGGCCCCTGTCGGAAATCGAAGAGATTGTATAGGGTACTGAGGATAGCATAGGAATGAGTCAATGTTATCACTTATCGGTAAGTTAAGTATAATGTTGTTAGTTTACAAGTGTCAGTCCTGATAACTTATCCTAACATGACAGTCAAGGTATCGAACAATCATGGTTAATTTTTGTGACTAATCATAAAATTCTTCACAGCCAATTGATTTCAATTACAGAGCAGTCATTCGTGTAATgaaatatgaattttaaattGCCATTTTCTGTGCTGATGGCAGCCAACATTGTATTCAATATGAGTTACAGATTgctatgtatattatattgcGTAAGTTGTGTTATTCTAATAAGAAACTGATATAATACGATTCATTTATATGTAAACGTTTCTTATTTAGAAGTATTCATGAACAACCAGACAAATTATAGTCTAATAGaaatattaggtataaaaaaatagttatttacgatacaagtgcagaaaataggaaatttgaaacgagtggtgataaattaaaacacgaccgaagggagtgttataaatcaacacgagttgcgagtTACCtaatcgtacaacgttttacagtacatatggctctttatagtttcgacatatgcacggaaagtcctcattcccgcacacgtgcgggaaagtagcaccatatgtactgtaaaaatgttttagttGCACTTTTATTTCTAGGTCTATCTGTCAGCAGCTAAGCCATCCCAACATTTACTAAATGAAGATATAGAGCAAGCCAAGGATATAGCATCAATTCTTTTGTCACACCAATTTGTAGCGGAAAAGTCCGACTTGCCTGAAACAGCTGTGGTGGCTAAaggtaattataataaaatgtaataaagttCTTTGAAAGATTAATAAATTCACCAAATGGTAATAAttcaagtaatatttttttggaaactgTAGaagtatatagtatatatatatatatacctatatatatacatatataacatgtaaatgtatattacgtattatattacatagggtttttaaagtatttatgtCAGTCATTGTAGGTCACTTTCCGCTTTGCTTTTGTTTCAACCTGTTTACTTGTTTAATCATTATTTGTATCCCCACTTTTCACACAATCTTATAGTTAATTGTAACGGTCTTTTTTAGGTTCAGACGATGACACCAcaatattcatttcaaaattAAGTGACACAGAATTAATATCATTGCttcaaaaaaaacaaaagcaagaTAATTTGGATATGACCGATAACAAAACTGTcgaaaaaagtataaataaggCAAAAAAACGAAAGAATAAAAAAGAATCTTCTCTGCATGTTCCTTATCAAGGTTCAGATCGTGGATCAGCTTTCTTTAGAATAGATGACAAGGAAGTTGAACCTTACAACATTAAAGTTGGCGCTGATCCAAATTACCTGGCGCatcaaaaaatccaaaatttgttGCATAGTGCCTCTATACAAAATCCTGTTGATTTAAGCGAGGAAACTGAGGAAAACAAAGAAATCTTGTTCGATATATTAACAGcacaattaaaaaagttatgcTGTAAGTCtagtaaaactaaaaaaataaaacagaaagaAGTGAACCCACCATCCTTTAAGCCTTTATTAAGTATTTCTAATTCGCATGATAACAATCAGTCAACAGACGTATTGCAGTATGAACAAATGTTCCTCATTGTCAACGATGAAATTCCGAATGACCAAGGCTCAGATATTATATATGTAGACCCTGACAGTCTTAGTCAAAACAGTAGTGTCGTTTTACTTGGACCTATTACGACGTCATTAAGTGATCCTCAACTTAATATCGTGGTAAGAAAAAAAACGATGCATTTAAAGCTATTGTActtagtacttatttattttatcgagCCAACAGGTTAAGTATACATAATTATTGTGTTTTTAGATGAACCGCATTACATTGGAATTGTCAAAACCAGAATACATTCCACTTCTGCAAGAACTATCAGAAGGTACCTATAACAAAGATAATACGCGTTTGATCAACAGTTTGGTAAGTGGATCAAATACTCGAAGATATGTCAAACCTCACAGGTGTAATCAACGATATCCACTTTCCCAAGGTCCAAAGTGGCTGATTTGTACAGGATATTTGAACATAAACACCCCAAGTTTATACGATTAAATGCTGAATGATGCATAGTTtgctttatttaataattatgtgcATTTTATATCCTATCTTTAAATTTAATAGAGTctgaccaagacaagtctgcaacgattttgatagcacacgcagttcaagtgttttatttgaaacgtcaaatttctatgaaattatggcgTATGAAtcacacttgcactgcgtgtgctatcaaaattgttgcAGACTTAATTTGGTAGAACTCTTTGATATTGAAATACATATTactcgtgttttaatgtatcgccactcgtttcgaatttcctatttatcGCACTTGTACCGTAATGGactatttcctactcctctactgttatctgtcatttatgcattcattaacacgaatataagaacatacataaaagttttcaagaaaagtctatattgtctattactcataacagcacttgtgatTTTAATCGCTagaacgttactgcgattaatggctaccaacctaacaaaatcaaaacgaatacgagTTTTAAACTAAgcgcattgctgccaacttacaaaatattaatttggttgcatagtaaaaacaattacttcataagtcagaaacacgcatgtgacacctgtaatatagcaacacccatagactacgaagaccgctacggtggccaaaatcgagaaaaaactgtccaaaaatttaatttagcaagtagcaagtaccagggcctcatgagttacgaggaggtgtcacTGACCTGCCGGGccgcggcgggccgggcgcgtaacaaggtatgcttgcgcgtcttggctatatacttttgctttgttttcctaaattaagatttatttttgttgactcgtaggaaaagtattgtatccaacgttgtataagtaggtcaaaaaatgctcgtggcgtcttcctttacaatgttcgcctacgccttcggctccagctcacattgtaactcacgccactcgccttttttgatccttcttatacaactgttgcataaaatactattataacaGCATTTAGCATTACGTAATTCAtagaaatttaagaaaaaatcgtgGTTTGCTATTGTCATCTTTCATATTCAGAAAATTATCGAAATCAAGCATTATCAAGCCAATCTCGTCAgtataaaaaagcggcaaatttaaaaatgtaggcaacAGACGTTATCCTTATAAGCATGCCCATACTCGGCGTTGATGCGCGTAAGCTCGCCGATTACGacagtcgttttttttttctctttattttggcacaaacagtcattacagaagagttacattagaaaacattacaattaatattaacaaTACAGTTCCGGAAACGTCatagattatagttattaattttgttgcaatgGACCTGAATTaatttagatagatagatagagacCTTTTTGCATACCAATATATGTTACATACATGGACCCTGGAAAGGTgtagcaaaataaaaatgtaagtagttCACAGTATCACGCTTTGCTCactattacttatattagtTATAATACGTACAACACGGCCTATACTTAGATTAT
Proteins encoded in this window:
- the LOC133523318 gene encoding nucleoside diphosphate kinase, yielding MIATLLFAFSTIADFIMAEPRERTFLMIKPDGVQRGIVGTIIERFEKKGFKLVGLKFMWPSEELLQKHYSDLASRPFFPGLVKYMSSGPVVPMVWEGLNAVKTGRQMLGATNPADSLPGTIRGDLCIEVGRNIIHGSDSVESAKKEIALWFSEKEIVGWTPAAEKWVYE
- the LOC133523310 gene encoding uncharacterized protein LOC133523310, which translates into the protein MNFKLPFSVLMAANIVFNMSYRLLCILYCVYLSAAKPSQHLLNEDIEQAKDIASILLSHQFVAEKSDLPETAVVAKGSDDDTTIFISKLSDTELISLLQKKQKQDNLDMTDNKTVEKSINKAKKRKNKKESSLHVPYQGSDRGSAFFRIDDKEVEPYNIKVGADPNYLAHQKIQNLLHSASIQNPVDLSEETEENKEILFDILTAQLKKLCCKSSKTKKIKQKEVNPPSFKPLLSISNSHDNNQSTDVLQYEQMFLIVNDEIPNDQGSDIIYVDPDSLSQNSSVVLLGPITTSLSDPQLNIVMNRITLELSKPEYIPLLQELSEGTYNKDNTRLINSLVSGSNTRRYVKPHRCNQRYPLSQGPKWLICTGYLNINTPSLYD